In Musa acuminata AAA Group cultivar baxijiao chromosome BXJ3-11, Cavendish_Baxijiao_AAA, whole genome shotgun sequence, one DNA window encodes the following:
- the LOC135652282 gene encoding glycine-rich cell wall structural protein 2-like gives MLSRTRVRLWTLAFIVLLNLKLTFAVRSLTGTSAGGGGGRGGGGETGRASRYGSGYGSGHCEGAGGGSAGGYGQGGGGGGAGHGSGYGSGYGSGYDEGAGGGDGEGGGEGSGYGSGYDEGAGGGSAGGYGRGGGGDCGGGGKGGGAGSSSGYGRGYGSGYCEGAGAGNAGGYGKGGGGGGGGGEKIL, from the coding sequence ATGCTTAGCAGAACTCGTGTTAGGCTTTGGACTCTTGCCTTCATCGTACTTCTGAACCTCAAGCTCACCTTCGCTGTTAGATCCCTTACAGGAACTAGCGCCGGAGGTGGCGGGGGCAGGGGTGGAGGAGGTGAAACTGGTCGGGCGTCCAGATATGGATCTGGGTATGGCTCTGGACATTGTGAGGGTGCCGGTGGGGGGAGTGCTGGAGGGTACGGCCAAGGAGGAGGCGGTGGCGGAGCTGGTCATGGGTCCGGATATGGATCTGGGTATGGCTCTGGTTATGATGAGGGTGCCGGTGGGGGCGATGGAGAAGGGGGCGGTGAAGGTTCTGGTTATGGATCCGGTTATGATGAGGGTGCCGGTGGAGGGAGTGCCGGAGGGTACGGCAGAGGAGGAGGCGGAGATTGCGGTGGCGGGGGAAAAGGGGGAGGTGCCGGCTCTAGCTCTGGTTATGGGCGTGGGTATGGCTCCGGTTATTGTGAGGGTGCTGGTGCCGGGAACGCTGGAGGATACGGCAagggcggcggaggcggcggtggtggcggcgAGAAAATATTGTGA
- the LOC135652409 gene encoding glycine-rich cell wall structural protein 2-like codes for MACRTRVRLWALAFLALLSLELTFAARSLVGTSAAGGGGGGGGGEGGGGGSGDGGSGYGSGSGSGAGYGEGAGGGSAGGYGRGRGGGGGGGGGGGEGGGEGSGSGDGSGYGSGYGEGAGSGNAGGYGRGRGGGGGGGGGGGQGDGSGAGYGSGSGSGYGSGAGGGQGGGYGSGGGGGGGGGTGSGTGSGSGSGYGSGSGSGYGSGGGNGHH; via the coding sequence ATGGCTTGTAGAACTCGTGTTAGGCTTTGGGCTCTTGCCTTCCTCGCTCTTCTGAGCCTCGAGCTCACCTTCGCTGCTAGATCCCTAGTTGGAACTAGCGCcgctggtggtggcggcggcggtggaggaggtgAAGGTGGAGGTGGTGGAAGTGGTGATGGGGGGTCCGGATATGGCTCCGGCTCCGGCTCCGGCGCTGGATATGGTGAGGGTGCCGGTGGGGGCAGTGCTGGAGGGTATGGAAGAGGTagaggtggcggcggtggcggtggcggtggcgggggAGAAGGCGGAGGTGAAGGCTCCGGCTCTGGTGATGGGAGTGGGTATGGCTCCGGTTATGGAGAGGGTGCTGGTTCCGGAAACGCTGGAGGATATGGCAGGGgtcgcggtggcggcggcggcggcggtggaggcggtGGACAAGGTGATGGTTCAGGCGCTGGCTATGGCTCTGGCTCAGGCTCAGGCTACGGTTCGGGCGCTGGTGGTGGTCAGGGCGGAGGTTATGGCAGTGGCGGAGGCGGTGGAGGTGGCGGCGGAACGGGCTCTGGCACGGGCTCCGGCTCCGGCTCCGGCTACGGTTCCGGTTCCGGTTCTGGCTACGGTAGCGGTGGAGGAAATGGCCACCACTAG
- the LOC135652325 gene encoding glycine-rich cell wall structural protein 2-like → MACRTRVRLWALAFLALLSLELTFAARSLVGTSAAGGGGGGGGGEGGGGGSGDGGSGYGSGSGSGAGYGEGAGGGSAGGYGRGRGGGGGGGGGGGGGEGGGEGSGSGDGSGYGSGYGEGAGSGNAGGYGRGRGGGGGGGGGGGQGDGSGAGYGSGSGSGSGSGSGYGSGAGGGQGGGYGSGGGGGGGGGTGSGTGSGSGSGYGSGSGSGYGSGGGNGHH, encoded by the coding sequence ATGGCTTGTAGAACTCGTGTTAGGCTTTGGGCTCTTGCCTTCCTCGCTCTTCTGAGCCTCGAGCTCACCTTCGCTGCTAGATCCCTAGTTGGAACTAGCGCcgctggtggtggcggcggcggtggaggaggtgAAGGTGGAGGTGGTGGAAGTGGTGATGGGGGGTCCGGATATGGCTCCGGCTCCGGCTCCGGCGCTGGATATGGTGAGGGTGCCGGTGGGGGCAGTGCTGGAGGGTATGGAAGAGGTagaggtggcggcggtggcggtggcggtggcggtggcgggggAGAAGGCGGAGGTGAAGGCTCCGGCTCTGGTGATGGGAGTGGGTATGGCTCCGGTTATGGAGAGGGTGCTGGTTCCGGAAACGCTGGAGGATATGGCAGGGgtcgcggtggcggcggcggcggcggtggaggcggtGGACAAGGTGATGGTTCAGGCGCTGGCTATGGCTCTGGCTCAGGCTCAGGCTCAGGCTCAGGCTCAGGCTACGGTTCGGGCGCTGGTGGTGGTCAGGGCGGAGGTTATGGCAGTGGCGGAGgcggtggaggcggcggcggaacGGGCTCTGGCACGGGCTCCGGCTCCGGCTCCGGCTACGGTTCCGGTTCCGGTTCTGGCTACGGTAGCGGTGGAGGAAATGGCCACCACTAG
- the LOC103970208 gene encoding probable aquaporin TIP1-1 translates to MPITQIAIGTTAEATHPTALKAALAEFICTFIFVFAGQGSGMAYNKLTSDGAATPEGLIAAALAHGFALFVAVSVGANISGGHVNPAVTFGAFVGGNITLLRGILYWIAQLLGSTVACLLLRFSTGGLETGTFGLTGVSVWEALVLEIVMTFGLVYTVYATAVDPKKGSLGTIAPIAIGFIVGANILVGGPFDGASMNPAVSFGPALVSWSWTHQWVYWLGPLIGGALAGIVYEIFFISHSHEQLPTADY, encoded by the exons ATGCCGATCACTCAGATAGCCATCGGGACTACGGCCGAGGCAACCCACCCGACTGCACTCAAGGCCGCGCTCGCCGAGTTCATATGCACCTTCATCTTCGTCTTCGCCGGCCAAGGCTCCGGCATGGCCTACA ACAAGTTGACGAGCGACGGGGCTGCGACGCCCGAGGGGCTGATCGCGGCGGCGCTGGCGCACGGCTTCGCCCTGTTTGTGGCGGTGTCCGTGGGAGCTAACATCTCGGGTGGGCACGTGAACCCGGCCGTGACCTTCGGCGCCTTCGTGGGCGGCAACATCACGCTGCTACGAGGCATCCTCTACTGGATCGCCCAGCTGCTGGGCTCCACCGTGGCCTGCCTCCTGCTCCGCTTCTCCACCGGCGGGCTCGAGACCGGCACCTTCGGGCTGACCGGGGTGAGCGTGTGGGAGGCGCTCGTGCTGGAGATCGTCATGACCTTCGGCCTCGTGTACACCGTCTACGCCACCGCCGTGGACCCCAAGAAGGGAAGTCTCGGCACCATCGCCCCCATCGCCATCGGCTTCATCGTCGGCGCCAATATCCTTGTGGGCGGGCCCTTCGATGGCGCCTCCATGAACCCCGCCGTGTCCTTCGGCCCGGCTCTCGTCAGCTGGTCGTGGACCCACCAGTGGGTGTACTGGCTCGGACCACTCATCGGCGGCGCTCTTGCCGGTATCGTCTACGAGATCTTCTTCATCAGCCACTCCCACGAGCAGCTCCCCACCGCCGATTACTGA
- the LOC103970209 gene encoding zinc finger protein ZAT5 — MEAPEEALASNSSDSISNGEFVHAVVKGKRTKRQRTQPPPPMPQVPSTGVADSSSASSAEAASGTITEEEEDMANCLILLAQGRAFDTGPKPEEHKDEAGGGGGGSEKFTSRKLIEAATTTNGKAGIYVYECKTCSKCFPSFQALGGHRTSHKKHKLAATTTTAEEKKLEVTDDMLQISMNSFSKPFASSSQTPTKPKVHECSICGSEFSSGQALGGHMRRHRPLAIADSQEAKKDKSFLSLDLNLPAPADDELQRPPSPTLALATKRPFIFSASASAPALVVDCHY, encoded by the coding sequence ATGGAAGCTCCAGAGGAAGCCTTGGCCTCCAACAGCAGCGACAGCATATCCAACGGCGAATTCGTTCATGCTGTGGTCAAGGGCAAGCGCACCAAGCGTCAGAGGAcgcagccgccgccgccgatgCCACAGGTCCCGTCCACCGGGGTAGCCGACTCGTCCTCCGCCTCCTCGGCCGAGGCCGCCTCCGGGACCAtcaccgaggaggaggaggacatggCGAATTGCCTCATCCTTCTCGCCCAGGGCCGCGCCTTTGACACCGGGCCTAAGCCGGAAGAGCACAAGGACGAAGCtggaggcggcggcggtgggTCCGAGAAGTTTACGAGCCGAAAGTTGATCGAGGCGGCGACGACGACCAACGGCAAGGCTGGAATTTACGTGTATGAGTGCAAGACGTGCAGCAAATGCTTCCCGTCGTTCCAGGCGCTCGGCGGGCACCGCACCAGCCACAAGAAGCACAAGCTGGCTGCCACCACCACGACGGCGGAGGAGAAGAAGCTCGAGGTCACCGACGACATGCTGCAGATCAGCATGAATTCTTTCTCGAAGCCATTTGCGAGCAGCAGCCAGACTCCCACGAAGCCGAAGGTCCACGAGTGCTCCATATGCGGATCGGAGTTCAGCTCCGGGCAGGCGCTCGGAGGACACATGAGGCGGCACAGGCCGCTGGCCATCGCCGACAGCCAAGAAGCCAAGAAGGACAAGAGCTTTCTTTCCTTGGACCTAAACCTCCCCGCTCCCGCCGACGACGAGCTCCAGAGGCCGCCTTCCCCGACGCTGGCATTGGCCACCAAGAGGCCTTTCATCTTCTCGGCGTCGGCATCGGCACCGGCCTTAGTGGTGGATTGCCATTACTAA
- the LOC135652491 gene encoding protein SOSEKI 3-like isoform X2: MEGRVRKHGGQTSPESARAWVEPPVPPSLPPHAKLPPPPSPPQGWKIPVVYYLCRNRHLEHPHFIEVPLSSLDGLYLRDVINRLNMLRGKGMPAMYSWSCKRSYKNGFVWHDLAEDDLVLPANGNEYVLKGSELLDQSPSDRIHQSNGNPRLPNLKPQQQENSALSRTQEAAASSSSSPALTVLKDLKPSPSLPSPRDDEHSPLLRQPGLPTNISPDRGPRRPSSWENSSSVAAEYRAYKPVGAADASTQTEDGGGRNAHGSHATCIRGISTDDGSIDLEFEEKRWNRDMRSKEGSETGGYEISPAPTLSSESSSSGKTETLESLIRADAGKVNSFRILEEEEVLFDTGPKVRSTNVLMQLITCGSISVKDHHSFGLVPTYKPRFSHAKFPSPMFGGSMTLGEIDYLSEDPRLIRMRLDEKEYFSGSLIETKKHKDTVGQIMPTLKRSSSYNADRNSKTPDSKQDIEKLVDSSRSKCLPRAIKMTSNKQPKNEAHRSSISDGPRKSSVGQDCKELPIGEYQKITLSVNASSTSVESFKERKEKVIKIEERLMSGARVTIQSRAPCDDSEGGSDS, translated from the exons ATGGAGGGGCGAGTGAGGAAGCACGGCGGCCAGACCAGCCCGGAGAGCGCCCGAGCTTGGGTGGAGCCGCCAGTGCCGCCCTCTCTTCCGCCGCATGCGAAGCTTCCGCCTCCGCCGTCGCCTCCCCAGGGGTGGAAAATCCCCGTTGTGTATTACCTCTGCCGGAACCGCCACCTCGAGCATCCCCACTTCATCGAAGTTCCCTTGTCTTCCCTCGATGGCCTGTACCTGAGAG ATGTGATCAATcggctcaatatgttgagaggaaAGGGCATGCCCGCCATGTATTCGTGGTCTTGCAAGAG GAGCTACAAAAATGGGTTCGTGTGGCATGACCTCGCCGAGGATGATCTCGTGCTCCCGGCCAATGGCAACGAGTACGTTCTCAAGGGTTCTGAGCTCTTGGACCAGTCTCCTTCAG ATCGAATTCATCAAAGCAATGGCAACCCGAGGTTGCCAAATCTGAAGCCCCAACAGCAGGAGAACTCCGCACTTTCAAGAACTCAAGAAGCCgccgcttcttcctcctcttcccctgCCTTAACTGTACTCAAAGATCTCAAGCCATCGCCGTCACTGCCTTCCCCTCGAGACGACGAGCATTCCCCCTTGCTTCGTCAGCCCGGTTTGCCAACCAACATATCTCCGGATCGTGGACCCCGTAGGCCTTCCTCGTGGGAGAACAGTTCGTCGGTCGCCGCAGAGTACCGAGCATACAAGCCCGTTGGTGCGGCAGATGCTTCAACCCAGACCGAAGATGGCGGAGGGAGAAATGCCCATGGAAGTCATGCCACCTGCATTAGAGGAATCTCAACTGATGACGGCTCAATAGATCTTGAATTCGAGGAGAAGCGGTGGAACCGTGACATGCGATCCAAAGAGGGCTCAGAGACAGGTGGGTATGAAATTTCCCCTGCCCCAACTTTGTCGAGCGAGTCATCCTCTAGTGGGAAGACAGAGACCTTGGAATCTTTGATAAGAGCTGATGCCGGTAAGGTTAACAGCTTTCGGATACTTGAAGAGGAGGAAGTCCTCTTTGATACAGGGCCAAAGGTGAGGTCAACCAATGTGCTGATGCAATTGATTACATGTGGGTCAATCTCTGTGAAGGATCACCACAGCTTCGGACTAGTGCCAACCTACAAGCCGAGGTTCTCCCATGCGAAGTTCCCTTCGCCGATGTTTGGTGGATCAATGACCCTCGGAGAGATTGATTACCTGTCAGAGGATCCGAGGCTAATAAGAATGAGACTAGATGAGAAGGAATATTTCAGTGGGAGCTTAATTGAGACTAAGAAGCACAAGGATACAGTAGGGCAAATTATGCCCACCCTCAAACGTTCTTCTTCATATAATGCAGATAG GAATAGCAAGACACCAGACTCTAAGCAGGACATCGAAAAGCTAGTGGATTCATCGCGATCGAAGTGCCTCCCGCGTGCAATTAAGATGACATCGAACAAGCAGCCCAAAAATGAAGCACATAGGTCATCTATTTCAGATGGCCCAAGGAAATCTTCTGTTGGGCAAGACTGCAAGGAACTGCCAAtaggtgaataccaaaagatcacCTTATCAGTCAATGCATCATCCACCAGCGTAGAATCTTTTAAGGAACGAAAGGAGAAGGTGATCAAGATTGAGGAA AGACTTATGTCAGGGGCTCGTGTTACAATTCAGTCTAGAGCTCCATGCGATGATAGTGAGGGTGGTTCTGATTCTTGA
- the LOC135652491 gene encoding protein SOSEKI 3-like isoform X1, with product MEGRVRKHGGQTSPESARAWVEPPVPPSLPPHAKLPPPPSPPQGWKIPVVYYLCRNRHLEHPHFIEVPLSSLDGLYLRDVINRLNMLRGKGMPAMYSWSCKRSYKNGFVWHDLAEDDLVLPANGNEYVLKGSELLDQSPSDRIHQSNGNPRLPNLKPQQQENSALSRTQEAAASSSSSPALTVLKDLKPSPSLPSPRDDEHSPLLRQPGLPTNISPDRGPRRPSSWENSSSVAAEYRAYKPVGAADASTQTEDGGGRNAHGSHATCIRGISTDDGSIDLEFEEKRWNRDMRSKEGSETGGYEISPAPTLSSESSSSGKTETLESLIRADAGKVNSFRILEEEEVLFDTGPKVRSTNVLMQLITCGSISVKDHHSFGLVPTYKPRFSHAKFPSPMFGGSMTLGEIDYLSEDPRLIRMRLDEKEYFSGSLIETKKHKDTVGQIMPTLKRSSSYNADRNSKTPDSKQDIEKLVDSSRSKCLPRAIKMTSNKQPKNEAHRSSISDGPRKSSVGQDCKELPIGEYQKITLSVNASSTSVESFKERKEKVIKIEENLCQGLVLQFSLELHAMIVRVVLILEWISAMNHPVYYRQPVERFSLSPKEGNVQRAISNQ from the exons ATGGAGGGGCGAGTGAGGAAGCACGGCGGCCAGACCAGCCCGGAGAGCGCCCGAGCTTGGGTGGAGCCGCCAGTGCCGCCCTCTCTTCCGCCGCATGCGAAGCTTCCGCCTCCGCCGTCGCCTCCCCAGGGGTGGAAAATCCCCGTTGTGTATTACCTCTGCCGGAACCGCCACCTCGAGCATCCCCACTTCATCGAAGTTCCCTTGTCTTCCCTCGATGGCCTGTACCTGAGAG ATGTGATCAATcggctcaatatgttgagaggaaAGGGCATGCCCGCCATGTATTCGTGGTCTTGCAAGAG GAGCTACAAAAATGGGTTCGTGTGGCATGACCTCGCCGAGGATGATCTCGTGCTCCCGGCCAATGGCAACGAGTACGTTCTCAAGGGTTCTGAGCTCTTGGACCAGTCTCCTTCAG ATCGAATTCATCAAAGCAATGGCAACCCGAGGTTGCCAAATCTGAAGCCCCAACAGCAGGAGAACTCCGCACTTTCAAGAACTCAAGAAGCCgccgcttcttcctcctcttcccctgCCTTAACTGTACTCAAAGATCTCAAGCCATCGCCGTCACTGCCTTCCCCTCGAGACGACGAGCATTCCCCCTTGCTTCGTCAGCCCGGTTTGCCAACCAACATATCTCCGGATCGTGGACCCCGTAGGCCTTCCTCGTGGGAGAACAGTTCGTCGGTCGCCGCAGAGTACCGAGCATACAAGCCCGTTGGTGCGGCAGATGCTTCAACCCAGACCGAAGATGGCGGAGGGAGAAATGCCCATGGAAGTCATGCCACCTGCATTAGAGGAATCTCAACTGATGACGGCTCAATAGATCTTGAATTCGAGGAGAAGCGGTGGAACCGTGACATGCGATCCAAAGAGGGCTCAGAGACAGGTGGGTATGAAATTTCCCCTGCCCCAACTTTGTCGAGCGAGTCATCCTCTAGTGGGAAGACAGAGACCTTGGAATCTTTGATAAGAGCTGATGCCGGTAAGGTTAACAGCTTTCGGATACTTGAAGAGGAGGAAGTCCTCTTTGATACAGGGCCAAAGGTGAGGTCAACCAATGTGCTGATGCAATTGATTACATGTGGGTCAATCTCTGTGAAGGATCACCACAGCTTCGGACTAGTGCCAACCTACAAGCCGAGGTTCTCCCATGCGAAGTTCCCTTCGCCGATGTTTGGTGGATCAATGACCCTCGGAGAGATTGATTACCTGTCAGAGGATCCGAGGCTAATAAGAATGAGACTAGATGAGAAGGAATATTTCAGTGGGAGCTTAATTGAGACTAAGAAGCACAAGGATACAGTAGGGCAAATTATGCCCACCCTCAAACGTTCTTCTTCATATAATGCAGATAG GAATAGCAAGACACCAGACTCTAAGCAGGACATCGAAAAGCTAGTGGATTCATCGCGATCGAAGTGCCTCCCGCGTGCAATTAAGATGACATCGAACAAGCAGCCCAAAAATGAAGCACATAGGTCATCTATTTCAGATGGCCCAAGGAAATCTTCTGTTGGGCAAGACTGCAAGGAACTGCCAAtaggtgaataccaaaagatcacCTTATCAGTCAATGCATCATCCACCAGCGTAGAATCTTTTAAGGAACGAAAGGAGAAGGTGATCAAGATTGAGGAAA ACTTATGTCAGGGGCTCGTGTTACAATTCAGTCTAGAGCTCCATGCGATGATAGTGAGGGTGGTTCTGATTCTTGAATGGATCTCGGCGATGAATCATCCAGTGTATTATCGTCAACCTGTTGAGAG GTTTTCTCTTAGTCCAAAAGAAGGTAATGTTCAACGTGCCATCAGCAACCAGTAG